DNA sequence from the Geobacter sp. AOG2 genome:
CCACCAGCAGTACCGTGCCGCTGCCGCTCCAGTCAACGTCGTGACCGCCGTGGCTGAACAGCTCGGCCGGTTTGCCGGAAGCAGGCAACAACACTTTGAAGGTGGTGCCCTTGCCCACCTCGCTGTAAACCTTGATGGCCCCCTTGTGGCCGCGGACGATGCCCAGGACCGCTGCCATGCCCAGGCCGCGCCCGGTAAACTTGGTGGTGAAGAACGGGTCGAAGATTTTGGCTATGGTCTGAGCGTCCATGCCGCAGCCGGCGTCGGCAATCTCAAGGTAGACATACAGCCCTTCGGCGATGTTTTCGTTCAGCCAGACATTCTTCAAGTAGTTCCCGTCGCAATCCATGCAGCCGGTGGTGATGGCGATAACGCCGCTTTTATCGCCAATGGCCTCCGAGGCGTTGATGACCAGGTTCATGACTATCTGGCGCATCTGCGTGGCATCGGCCTCTATCGTGGGAAGGTTTGGGGTGAGATTGAGCCGCAGGACCGCCTTCTTTGAGATCGAGACCTCCAGCATATGCAGCATCTCTTCCAGAAGGGCATTCAAATCGATCTGGTCGACTACGAATTTTCCCTTTCCGGAATAGGCCAGCATCTGCCTGGCCAAATCGGCCGCCCGGGCGGCTGCATCCTCGATCTTCCTCAGGTTTTCAATGCAGGGAGATTCTTTGCTGATGCGCATCAGCGCCAGGTCCGCATTACCCATTATCGCCATCAGGATGTTGTTGAAGTCATGGGCGATCCCGCCGGCGAGAACGCCCAGGCTTTCCAGTTTTTGCGCATGAAGAATTTGCCGTTCAAGGTTGTCGCGCTCATCTTCGGCATTTTTTCGATCGGTGAAATCCGTGGCCGCCCCGAAGAGAACCAGTTCCCCTTCTTTTTCACCAGCCTCGCAGCGGCTTGTTTCGGATATCCATCGTATGTTTCCGCCTTTTGTGACCATCCTGAATTCAATCTGTTTAACATCCCCCGGGGCCAGGCTGAAGAGGTAGGAGGCGACGCTTTGCCGGTCATCGGGGTGAACGAGGGGAAGCCAGCAGCCCTGTTCGAAAATCTCCTCAATGCTGTAGCCGCAAATAGCGCTGACTGAGCCGCCCATCCACTGGATGCGGAATGGCGATGTTCCGGTTCTCGAGCAGCGGTGGACATAGTCCGAGGTAAGACCGGCAAAGCAACGGTAGTTCTCTTCACTGTCCTTTAAAGCCTGTTCGCTCTGTTTCCGTTCGGAGATATTCCTGGCGACGCCCATTACCGCCGCCTGGCCGTTAAAATCAATGAGCCTGACATGCAGTTCGACCGGCAATCGGGATGCGTCTTTCCGCCGATGGACCGATTCGAAAAAGCTGGTCCCATTCTCCGTAACATCCCTGAGGGTCCCGGAAACCGCTTCCGGGGCCGTAAAGGTGGTATCCAGGTCGGAAATATGCAGCGCAAGCAGTTCATCATGGGCGTATCCAAGCTCTTGGCAGGCCTGGTTATTGACGGCAATGATCTTTCCCGACAGATCCGAGATATAGATCGGGTCCGCTATGTTTTCAAACAGCTCCCGGAAAAGACGTTCGGATTTGATCCGTTCTCTTATCTGCCGCTCAAGTTCCGCAGTCCTGTCCCTGACCAGGCCCTCCAAACCATCAGCCATGGTTTTCAGGGCAAGTTCGGCCTTGCGCCGCTCATCGAGTTCCCGGTTCAGGGATGCGGTACGCCGGCGCACGGTTCCCCGCAACGAGAAATTCCAGGCTACGATAATAAGGAGCAGAAACCCGAAAATGGCGGCTAAACAACCAATTATGAAGGCCTTGCCTGGTTGCCAGCGCATGTTTTCCACATGGACCCAGCCATTGATGGCATGTTGCCGCTCCACGTCGCTGATGGCTGCCAGCCCTTTGTTGATTATGCCCTGCAACTCGGGCCAGTCCTTGCGGATCCCGATGCCCCAGCGATAATCGAAATCGGTTTTGCCGACAAGTTGCAGATTTGTTATGCCCGCCTCCTGGGCATAGTAAGTGGCATTGGCCATGTTCTCCACATAGGCATCGACCATCCCCAGGGAAGCTTTAGCGAGGCCGGTGGAGACGTCCGGGACCACATCCAGAATTATGTCCGGATATTTTTCCTTCAGGACATCATGGGCAGCGTAGTTTGAGACGACGGCGACCCTTTTCCCTTTCAGGTCCTTCAGGGTCAGGTCGGCTCGAGAGCCTTTACGGGCAAAGATCCCTCCCGGCACCGTCACCAGGGTATCGGTGAACAGGGCGAATTTTTCACGATTGGGGGTCCTGACCATGGCCCCGAGCATGTCTACTTCATGGTTTTTAAACTTGGCCATTGCTGCATCCCAGTTCTTCAGATGAACAACCGTGATGGTCACGCCAAGCTTTTTCTCCAGGATTCGGATAATATCGGCAGCGGCGCCCTGATAGGCGCCGTTCTTATCGAAAAATTCAATCGGTTTGAAGTCGGGGTCCGGGGCAAGGGTAATACGGGGATGGTTCTTCAACCATTGCAGTTCGGCATCGGTAAGAGGTACCGTTGAGGTTGGATTTCCAACTGCGGAGGCGACAAAGCAGAGGAGAACTGCCAGCGATATTATCGGCAGGTAGAGGATGTGGCAGAAGTTTTTGCATGAGCGCATAAGACTTACTTCCCGCCTTCCAAGTACCATGTGATGGGCTAACTATAGCCAAATTGACCAAAAAAGCAATTACCATCGTCACTTCGCCATGCTGAAGTTGACGGCACACCGGCCAATCGCCGGAAAATCTCGTAAAGCAGGCCGGCTTTATAAGTGGGCCAATTAACGGCAACTCGGTTGGGGGAGCCGCGAAAGGGAAACACTCCGTTGCAAAGCGCTAACGGAAATTGCGACCTTTTTACATCGAGGGCCCCCAAGGCACCTCCGATGCCTTGGGGGCTCCGTGAAGCGTCAGGACCAATGACAGCACTCTTGTCGCTTACCACTCTGCCAAACCAATCGCTCTGTCGTTTCCAGAGAGTCAACAGATGCTGCCGGGTTACATCCTGTGAAACAGCACCTATTTCTGCACCCATTTGCCGTTCTGCAACTGCATCCACCAGCCCGCTTTTGCTGATTCGCGTCTTGTTTCGGCATATGTCGCGGCTGCTTTGCCCATGGTCTGATCAAGCGCGGCCTTCGTTGCTTCCTGCTTGGTCACTTTCAGTATGGCCTTTGCCATGCCGCCGATGATCGTCTTGCGATTCCTGTTTTCCGCGCCGACCAACGCTTCGTCTTGAGCGGACATCTTTGCTTTATCCCGCACCGAGACCAGCCCCTGGCTTGTCAATCCGACCGCCCCGCTGTCAAAAAGGGCCGCCAGGGCGGACTGTCTCTGGCTCATTTCGGCATAAGCGGCGGCAACCTCAGGCATGCTTCCCAATTCTATGGCCAGATCATCGCCATTTTCGGCGGCCTGGGCAACAGCGGTGAAGGATAACTCCGGCAACCTGTCCGGCAGGCTGCTCTGGGGTCCCGGTTGCGACACTTTTGGTTCCACAGCCGGTTGTTTTCCAGCATTCGGCACATTTTGCCCCTCTTTTTTCAAGAGTATTTCGTCAAGCGATTTATACGCATCCTTCACCGCTTTTTCAGGAAAATAGACATTCACGGTGATGATCGCACAGGAAACCAAAAGTCCGCATCCCACAGCCAACAACCATTTCAAAGATTTCATCTCCCATCCTCCCTTTTGAGTGTACGTATCCGATCCAGGTTATTCGGCCCACTTGAATTCCGTTGCCGGTGCAGCGTCGGAGGGGGCTTCCTTTCCGGCCGCCCCCTTGCCGCGCACCGTTGCCTCTTTGATGGAATTCAGCAGATGATCCAGGGCGATCCGATTCTGGCTGGGGGCGATAGAGACACTCAGGTCCCGGACCCCGAAAAAATTCGTATGCGAGATACCCAGGCTGTCAAAGCTCAGAAAACCATCTTCAAGGACCGCCTTTATACCTGCATGGTCATAGGGCCTGTCGGAACTGAAAAAGAACCCGCTCAGTTTTTTCCCCGACAGGCGCTGGAGAAACTCCTTGCTGACAAGCATCTTTTCACCGGAGGTCTCCCGCGCCCAAAATTCGGTAAAGCCGGTTATCCCTGAAAGTGACGTGCCGCTTCCCTGAATGCTCACTATTCCGTCGATTCTGCCGGATATGTAGCCTGCAATAGCGGGAAAGGCTTTACATATCTGCACCAGGCTGAGATCGTTGAACAGTATGTCACCGCGATAGAATACTCCATTTTGTGTCGTAATGAACCCTTTGCCCAACAGAGCGCCTTCATAGAGTGAAGAGTCGAGAGAGATGATTTCAGTGACACCCCTATCCGCTCTCAACCTGATTTTTATCGAATCGGCACCTAAATTACCGAAACTGCAAGATGTTATGGTAATGGCGTCGCCTTTTCCCGCGGCCTGGCGAAGTTGCTTCACAAGGGTATCATAGTTCTGACGGTCAAAACGGGAAGAAGACAATGGCTTGACGGCGGTTGTACCTGCAAGATCAAGAGACAACGGCAGCACACCGTTGATACCCGTTACCTTTATTTTTTCCGTAGGGGCGTCAATGCCGATATTGGCAAGCGTAACTGCGCCATCGACAAGAATTTTACCCTCCTGCAGGTTGACGCCGCCTTCTGCCGCGAGGCTCCCCTCAGCCGTTGCCTCCTGCATCCATCGCGGCAATAGATTGAGAAATGAGTCCACAACATCCGTAAGCGATATTCTTGGCACCGTGAAGGCAATCCGCCCGTAGCGGTCCCGCAGAAAAGCATTCTCAAGAGCGCCACTGGCCTTGACGGCAACACCCTTTCCGGCAGTCAGCAGGACCTGGTTAATAACAAGCTTTTTGCCGGAGACCTCACTATCAACTTTAACCCCGGCGGATGAAAGAACCGTCTTGCCGGCTTTGCCGGTCACCGTAATATTTTTCCCGTTCGCCTCAATATGGCAGAAAAGGCCATTGGATAAGGAATAGGTGCCGGCGGCGGCAGCTTCCAGCACCCCTCCCGCACATGCCGTATCTCCCCGCAACCCGGCATAGGTAGTGATCCCGGCCAGTTGGATCCCTTTCGCGGTGCTGTTGAATACCACCTTGTCTTTCAGGGCAAAAGGGTTGAAAGCCGCGGTTCCCTGGATTGAACCACCCAGCAGAGCTGTCGTAAAATCCGCTTTGCCGCCTGATTTCGAAAATTGCGTGGTAATCCTGGAAGCGCCGACCTCTTTACCCTCCCAGACCGCCTTTGCCGCGGAAAGCTCTGCCGTCCCCTCCAACCATTTTGAGTTGGGATCGTAGGCATAAGCCCCCCTTATGTTTCCGGAAACCTTGTTCAGCACCATATCGCCACGGCGCACATTGCACTCGCGGAATTCCGCTTTTATCGGGTAGCGCACGGTTGCCGACGAAACATGTTTCACCGGTATCCCTGCCGAGAGATGTCCGATAGCCACCGATAAGTCTTTTGCCTTCACGGTGGCATTTTCCATAAGGCCGGTTCCATTCGCATAGGATAATCTGCCGGTAAAGGAGACACCCTGACCCTTTGCGAATAATTCAGGTGAAAAGGCCGTAACGGTTTTGAAATGCCTATCGAGCGTGACCTTGAACGGAGCATTAAGGGCCTCGAGAAATGCCCCCCCTTCGGATTGCGCCTGCGTGGCTTTTCCCGTTACCGTCAGGTGATCGCCTGTGCCGGAAATCGTGGCGGCGGCGTACAGATCCTTGAAAAAGAGCCGTTTATCCCGCATCAGCGACCCTTGGGAAAGCTCCAGGCGTCCCTTGGCGGAAAGGATTCCGTCAACGGCATTGCCCGCCAGATGCACAAAACCCTTCCCCAACCTGCCGCCGACCACCATTTTTCCCTGCTCCAACGCTGGGATCAATGGGGCAATCTTACCGAGATCAATTTCATCCGAATCGATAGTGATCTCGAAATCTTTGGCCCGCTTCAGTTCCCTCACACTGGCGGAGGCGCGGCAGGCGAGCAATTCGTTCAGATGCACTGCGAGATTTTCGATGGTGAGACGATCCTCGCGCATATCATAGTCGGCGAGAAGAGAGACTTTACCGTTGAAGGCGCTACCCCTTCCGGCTGCGGCCATCACCGTAGAACTGAAACTCATTTCCCCCGAGCTGCGGATTTTCCCTTTCCTGAGGCCTACGGACAGCCGGAGTCTGGCAGTACCCTTTTCCGGCAGGTACCCGCTTTTGCTCTTCACCACGTCGGAGAGGCTTTTAAAGGATATGGAGGAAGACGACACCGCCATCTCAAACTCGGGGTCTTTGCCCAGCCGCACCTTTCCGGACAGGGCATAATGGTTTCGGCCCGGGTCATCGAACTCCAGGCCGATCCCCGATTTTTCCGACCCTTTCGTTGCAAGGTTCGAAATATTCAGGGCCAGGCCGGCAAAGGTTTGATCGTTTATCTGCAACGTTCCCTTGGTCATGGAGAGGTTACGAATGAACAGTTCGGCGGGAGAAGGTTTCGAA
Encoded proteins:
- a CDS encoding DUF1318 domain-containing protein, with product MKSLKWLLAVGCGLLVSCAIITVNVYFPEKAVKDAYKSLDEILLKKEGQNVPNAGKQPAVEPKVSQPGPQSSLPDRLPELSFTAVAQAAENGDDLAIELGSMPEVAAAYAEMSQRQSALAALFDSGAVGLTSQGLVSVRDKAKMSAQDEALVGAENRNRKTIIGGMAKAILKVTKQEATKAALDQTMGKAAATYAETRRESAKAGWWMQLQNGKWVQK
- a CDS encoding AsmA family protein, which codes for MEDSHAGTYKKILLAIVVAATLLAVALPAILKYYLATPQAASHISQMLSHALGQPVHIEKVSVSDGALHLEGLSLANPEGFPPSKLLSVDSIMVKPLWFTLLSGKRIFEKIAVEGITVTLRRNRDGAWNFSQLQRKFSSSKPSPAELFIRNLSMTKGTLQINDQTFAGLALNISNLATKGSEKSGIGLEFDDPGRNHYALSGKVRLGKDPEFEMAVSSSSISFKSLSDVVKSKSGYLPEKGTARLRLSVGLRKGKIRSSGEMSFSSTVMAAAGRGSAFNGKVSLLADYDMREDRLTIENLAVHLNELLACRASASVRELKRAKDFEITIDSDEIDLGKIAPLIPALEQGKMVVGGRLGKGFVHLAGNAVDGILSAKGRLELSQGSLMRDKRLFFKDLYAAATISGTGDHLTVTGKATQAQSEGGAFLEALNAPFKVTLDRHFKTVTAFSPELFAKGQGVSFTGRLSYANGTGLMENATVKAKDLSVAIGHLSAGIPVKHVSSATVRYPIKAEFRECNVRRGDMVLNKVSGNIRGAYAYDPNSKWLEGTAELSAAKAVWEGKEVGASRITTQFSKSGGKADFTTALLGGSIQGTAAFNPFALKDKVVFNSTAKGIQLAGITTYAGLRGDTACAGGVLEAAAAGTYSLSNGLFCHIEANGKNITVTGKAGKTVLSSAGVKVDSEVSGKKLVINQVLLTAGKGVAVKASGALENAFLRDRYGRIAFTVPRISLTDVVDSFLNLLPRWMQEATAEGSLAAEGGVNLQEGKILVDGAVTLANIGIDAPTEKIKVTGINGVLPLSLDLAGTTAVKPLSSSRFDRQNYDTLVKQLRQAAGKGDAITITSCSFGNLGADSIKIRLRADRGVTEIISLDSSLYEGALLGKGFITTQNGVFYRGDILFNDLSLVQICKAFPAIAGYISGRIDGIVSIQGSGTSLSGITGFTEFWARETSGEKMLVSKEFLQRLSGKKLSGFFFSSDRPYDHAGIKAVLEDGFLSFDSLGISHTNFFGVRDLSVSIAPSQNRIALDHLLNSIKEATVRGKGAAGKEAPSDAAPATEFKWAE
- a CDS encoding PAS domain S-box protein gives rise to the protein MRSCKNFCHILYLPIISLAVLLCFVASAVGNPTSTVPLTDAELQWLKNHPRITLAPDPDFKPIEFFDKNGAYQGAAADIIRILEKKLGVTITVVHLKNWDAAMAKFKNHEVDMLGAMVRTPNREKFALFTDTLVTVPGGIFARKGSRADLTLKDLKGKRVAVVSNYAAHDVLKEKYPDIILDVVPDVSTGLAKASLGMVDAYVENMANATYYAQEAGITNLQLVGKTDFDYRWGIGIRKDWPELQGIINKGLAAISDVERQHAINGWVHVENMRWQPGKAFIIGCLAAIFGFLLLIIVAWNFSLRGTVRRRTASLNRELDERRKAELALKTMADGLEGLVRDRTAELERQIRERIKSERLFRELFENIADPIYISDLSGKIIAVNNQACQELGYAHDELLALHISDLDTTFTAPEAVSGTLRDVTENGTSFFESVHRRKDASRLPVELHVRLIDFNGQAAVMGVARNISERKQSEQALKDSEENYRCFAGLTSDYVHRCSRTGTSPFRIQWMGGSVSAICGYSIEEIFEQGCWLPLVHPDDRQSVASYLFSLAPGDVKQIEFRMVTKGGNIRWISETSRCEAGEKEGELVLFGAATDFTDRKNAEDERDNLERQILHAQKLESLGVLAGGIAHDFNNILMAIMGNADLALMRISKESPCIENLRKIEDAAARAADLARQMLAYSGKGKFVVDQIDLNALLEEMLHMLEVSISKKAVLRLNLTPNLPTIEADATQMRQIVMNLVINASEAIGDKSGVIAITTGCMDCDGNYLKNVWLNENIAEGLYVYLEIADAGCGMDAQTIAKIFDPFFTTKFTGRGLGMAAVLGIVRGHKGAIKVYSEVGKGTTFKVLLPASGKPAELFSHGGHDVDWSGSGTVLLVDDEETVRGVGKEMLHELGFATITANDGREALEIFRNNPGIAFVILDLTMPHVDGEECFRELRRINPDVKVIMSSGFNEHEVTQKFVGKGLAGFIQKPYKLSVLKTVIQGI